From the Acidobacteriota bacterium genome, one window contains:
- a CDS encoding histidine kinase translates to MQGNLPFIINALGHAAGVIIFGAFLCLLWLGRRRDPGGDFVVPAMAATLALLWNALSLTVLTTAELGGGYTSIAVALSFAVLSLLPGVLLHLSLGSGTRWILVCGYLLSFTAVATHLAELFGGGESSHRFGLLLITFGFGALALLAASALAREKRRLKGASLRAIAAMALFFFAVSFIHFGSSHGSDAWAHQIVLHHAGIPLALVILLQTHRLLLLDVFVRFLGNALMAAAAAIVLLGLAGFLGLLEPTSNAPFARSILIVAGGLALVAFPAMRKRVQNRLETTVFRRGDPERALGEIRACLEDNEGGEESLGRAGEVMARFAKAERWQVVEDGIKTGKKLIRTRIRPDRETDGKSQRHRWAEVEVPIRTSGEETCRLLLGRRRGGHRYLSRDLEDLDRLSAELSDQLERRRRTELNRLVAEAELDALRAQINPHFLFNSLNALYATIPRSAVDARETLVNLAEIFRYSLQGNRQFVSLDQEMRIVQAYLQIERLRLGERLRTGIDIAEDTLQVSVPVLSIQPLVENAVKHGVSTGIDEGTVRIESRIVGETLQVIVSDDGPGFPAKRPPTGAQGLANVRRRLRLCYGDRAKLKIASPATGAEVELRVPATPGQPQDQAPDDRHRMLM, encoded by the coding sequence ATGCAAGGGAACCTCCCATTCATCATCAATGCGCTGGGACACGCTGCGGGCGTCATCATCTTCGGCGCATTCCTATGCCTGCTGTGGCTGGGCCGGCGACGGGATCCGGGAGGAGATTTCGTGGTGCCGGCCATGGCGGCCACCTTGGCCCTTCTCTGGAATGCTCTGTCTCTGACGGTCCTGACCACCGCCGAACTCGGAGGCGGTTACACGTCAATCGCCGTGGCCTTGAGTTTCGCTGTTCTGAGTCTGCTTCCGGGTGTCCTGCTCCATCTCTCGTTGGGATCCGGCACACGCTGGATTCTCGTTTGCGGTTACCTGCTGTCCTTCACGGCGGTGGCCACCCACCTGGCGGAATTGTTCGGAGGGGGTGAGTCCTCGCACCGATTCGGACTGCTCCTGATCACATTCGGATTCGGTGCGTTGGCGCTCCTCGCGGCCTCGGCCCTGGCCCGGGAGAAGCGCCGGCTCAAAGGCGCCAGCCTGCGTGCCATCGCGGCCATGGCGCTCTTTTTCTTCGCAGTCTCCTTTATTCACTTCGGTTCGAGCCACGGGTCCGATGCCTGGGCTCATCAAATTGTCTTGCACCACGCCGGAATCCCGCTGGCTCTCGTCATTCTCCTGCAAACCCACCGACTGCTGTTGCTGGACGTGTTCGTGCGGTTTCTCGGCAATGCCCTGATGGCGGCCGCAGCGGCGATTGTGCTGCTGGGACTCGCCGGATTTCTGGGTCTGCTGGAGCCCACTTCGAACGCTCCCTTCGCTCGGTCCATCCTGATCGTCGCGGGAGGGTTGGCCCTGGTGGCCTTTCCGGCGATGCGAAAGCGCGTGCAGAATCGCCTGGAAACCACCGTTTTCCGGCGAGGAGACCCCGAACGGGCACTCGGGGAGATCCGTGCGTGTCTCGAGGACAACGAAGGCGGCGAGGAATCTCTGGGCCGCGCAGGCGAGGTGATGGCCCGTTTCGCCAAAGCGGAGCGCTGGCAGGTCGTGGAAGATGGCATCAAAACCGGGAAAAAGTTGATTCGGACCCGGATTCGGCCGGACCGGGAAACTGACGGCAAGTCTCAACGCCATCGCTGGGCGGAAGTCGAAGTTCCCATCCGAACAAGCGGCGAGGAGACCTGCCGTCTGCTGCTGGGTCGCCGGCGGGGCGGACACCGATATCTGAGCCGGGACCTGGAGGATCTGGACCGGCTCTCCGCCGAACTCTCCGATCAACTGGAGCGCAGGCGCCGGACCGAACTCAATCGGCTGGTGGCCGAAGCGGAGCTGGACGCCCTCCGGGCCCAGATCAACCCCCACTTCCTGTTCAACTCCCTGAACGCGCTGTACGCCACCATTCCTCGATCCGCCGTGGACGCCCGGGAAACGCTGGTCAATCTGGCTGAGATCTTCCGCTACTCGCTGCAGGGCAATCGCCAGTTCGTGTCTCTGGACCAGGAGATGCGAATCGTCCAAGCCTACCTCCAGATCGAGCGGCTGCGCCTCGGAGAGCGCCTGCGGACCGGGATTGACATTGCCGAAGACACCTTGCAGGTCTCCGTCCCCGTCCTCTCCATCCAACCCTTGGTCGAGAACGCCGTAAAACACGGCGTGAGCACCGGAATCGACGAGGGAACGGTTCGGATCGAGTCCCGAATCGTCGGCGAAACGTTGCAGGTGATCGTCTCGGACGACGGTCCCGGGTTTCCTGCAAAACGTCCGCCAACCGGCGCCCAAGGCCTGGCGAACGTGCGGCGGCGCCTCCGCCTTTGCTATGGCGACCGGGCGAAACTGAAGATCGCTTCACCCGCCACGGGAGCGGAAGTCGAATT
- a CDS encoding LytTR family DNA-binding domain-containing protein produces MKRLRVLVVDDEPLARRVLLDGLDLVENIQVVGEADNGETALQQIGRLQPDLVLLDVQMPVMDGFQVIRRLKGPLPAIVFVTAYSEYALDAFEVGAVDYLLKPVSEDRLGMAVGRARRARRRPRESALRVERTLAALERRETRTVAKLVARRGLDYYLLDLDDVYALQAEGEIVWILTSRRKFRAVHSLGSLEERLRGTQFQRVHRSVLVNTNRIRKMSALSSRRWLLILTNGLKFIVSKRRAPLVRDLLL; encoded by the coding sequence GTGAAGAGATTGCGCGTACTGGTCGTGGACGACGAGCCGCTGGCCCGCCGCGTGCTTCTGGATGGGCTGGACCTTGTGGAAAACATCCAGGTTGTGGGCGAGGCGGACAACGGTGAGACGGCTTTGCAGCAGATTGGCCGTCTCCAGCCGGACCTGGTTCTCCTCGACGTCCAGATGCCGGTCATGGACGGTTTCCAGGTGATTCGGCGGCTCAAGGGTCCCCTGCCGGCCATCGTGTTCGTGACCGCATACTCCGAGTATGCGCTCGATGCCTTCGAGGTCGGCGCCGTGGATTACCTGCTCAAGCCGGTCAGCGAGGATCGCCTCGGAATGGCTGTCGGCCGGGCCCGCCGGGCCCGGCGCAGGCCCCGGGAGAGCGCCCTCAGAGTGGAGCGAACCCTGGCCGCTCTGGAAAGGCGCGAAACCCGGACTGTCGCCAAGCTGGTGGCTCGCCGCGGGTTGGACTACTACCTTTTGGACCTGGACGACGTGTACGCACTGCAGGCGGAAGGAGAGATCGTTTGGATTCTCACCTCACGCAGGAAATTCCGGGCCGTGCACAGTCTGGGGAGTCTTGAGGAACGACTTCGAGGGACCCAGTTTCAAAGGGTTCACCGAAGCGTGCTGGTGAACACGAACCGGATACGAAAGATGAGTGCTCTGAGCAGCCGCCGTTGGCTGCTGATCCTGACCAATGGTCTGAAGTTCATCGTCAGCAAGCGCCGGGCGCCGCTGGTGCGGGATCTGCTTTTGTAG
- a CDS encoding sulfatase-like hydrolase/transferase: MSNPSRGNPAAGIQIRIIHLLVLSAFTTAQPIYDLLTRHPEFLPAHQSERVDILLLTLMLSLLLPGAAAIVVRSLARVHPQLGLGTYQALLGLLTAGLVLQALKRFPVPEGASLVLSLLSGMAFVLAYRRFAVIRTYLSYLIPAAVLFPVLFLLDSEIRKLILPEPDSQVEAGTGAKAPMVMVIFDEFPLISLLNERREIDSNLFPNLAELAEHSYWFRNATTNNESTLLSIPVILSGTLPKQRPFPLPLFREYPRNLFSLLSGSHELEIRENVTGLNPRRTPAPFVPRFRLLVEDLSVAYLHLLLPASWASRWLPPVTQTWNQFLNPVAPGPIRQTWKDFHVDWSRRADRFRNFVESIREDGPPALYFLHSMLPHASWIYLPSGKLYTLSERPGVAGVVGPNNRGLDVNQWLDDRWLVIQSYQRHLLQVMFLDRLVGELVQRLRERNLFDSTLLVITADHGASFRPGDSRRLVTATNYMDIISVPLIVKAPGQRRGVVSDRNVESMDILPTLVELLGSETDWPLEGQSALSAEAPERPGKIVYTDDGEIFSFDPRLEARWESLERKLALFGAANGELSKQDLYRIGPHAELVGQRTDALIQGQSDLTVEVDGAHLHRQVDLDSTFLLSRISGRVLGGQAAQTGRTLAIGVNGAVRAVTRTSQLGGATVFSAIVPESAFRDGSNQIRIYETRRTESSLALLSVKVPAPASYRLDASGAETLLVTPEGTEIPIGDPGVTGWVVSRPSPDRSRIFIGGWGADVGKRVLPRSIVLFRDGEFLYAGRTGRYRKDVVRTYGSSEIDNSGYLYEFSLLDFPDPATTEIRVFIHSRDGKASESNYPPPGNTTNWHFRR, from the coding sequence ATGAGTAACCCGAGCCGAGGAAATCCAGCCGCCGGGATTCAAATCCGGATCATCCACCTCCTGGTTCTGTCGGCGTTCACCACGGCGCAGCCCATCTACGACCTCCTGACCCGGCACCCCGAGTTCCTGCCGGCCCACCAGAGCGAACGGGTGGACATCCTCCTGCTGACCCTGATGTTGTCGCTCCTGTTGCCGGGAGCGGCGGCGATCGTGGTCCGGAGTTTGGCCAGAGTCCACCCGCAGTTGGGCCTCGGGACCTACCAGGCTCTTCTGGGCCTCCTGACCGCGGGACTCGTCCTTCAGGCGCTCAAGAGATTTCCGGTACCCGAAGGGGCGTCGCTGGTCCTTTCCCTGCTCTCCGGAATGGCCTTCGTGCTGGCGTACCGCCGATTTGCGGTGATCAGGACCTATCTGTCCTATCTGATCCCCGCAGCCGTGCTGTTTCCCGTCCTGTTCCTCCTGGATTCGGAGATCCGGAAGCTGATCCTTCCCGAACCGGATTCCCAGGTGGAGGCCGGGACCGGCGCCAAAGCGCCCATGGTGATGGTGATCTTCGACGAGTTCCCCCTCATTTCCCTGCTCAACGAGCGCCGGGAGATCGACTCGAACCTCTTCCCCAACCTGGCCGAGTTGGCGGAACACTCCTACTGGTTCCGGAATGCGACCACCAACAACGAGAGCACTCTGTTGTCGATTCCGGTAATCTTGTCGGGAACCCTGCCCAAGCAGCGTCCCTTCCCACTGCCTCTGTTTCGCGAATACCCCAGGAACCTCTTCTCGCTCCTTTCCGGCTCCCACGAACTTGAAATCAGGGAAAACGTCACCGGGTTGAACCCCCGGAGAACACCCGCGCCCTTCGTTCCCCGCTTCCGGTTGCTGGTGGAGGACCTGTCGGTCGCCTATCTCCATCTCCTGCTGCCGGCGTCATGGGCCTCGCGATGGCTTCCTCCGGTGACCCAGACCTGGAACCAGTTCCTGAACCCGGTCGCTCCCGGCCCGATCCGGCAAACCTGGAAGGATTTCCATGTCGACTGGTCGAGACGGGCGGACCGTTTTCGGAACTTCGTCGAATCCATTCGGGAGGACGGACCGCCGGCTCTCTATTTCCTGCACTCCATGCTTCCCCACGCCAGTTGGATCTACCTTCCTTCGGGCAAGTTGTACACGCTCTCGGAGCGGCCGGGCGTGGCCGGGGTGGTGGGACCCAACAACCGGGGTCTCGACGTGAATCAGTGGCTGGACGATCGGTGGCTGGTGATCCAGTCCTACCAGCGCCACCTCCTGCAGGTCATGTTTCTGGATCGCCTGGTCGGAGAACTGGTCCAGCGGCTTCGTGAGCGGAACCTCTTCGACTCCACGCTTCTGGTCATCACCGCCGACCACGGAGCCAGCTTCCGCCCCGGCGACTCCCGCCGCCTGGTGACCGCCACCAACTACATGGACATCATTTCCGTCCCGTTGATCGTCAAGGCGCCGGGGCAACGGCGGGGAGTCGTAAGCGACCGCAACGTGGAGAGCATGGACATCCTGCCGACCCTGGTGGAGCTTCTGGGCAGCGAAACGGACTGGCCACTGGAGGGCCAGTCGGCCCTTTCCGCCGAGGCTCCGGAACGGCCCGGCAAGATCGTCTACACCGACGACGGCGAGATATTCTCGTTCGACCCCCGCCTGGAGGCGCGCTGGGAGAGCCTCGAACGGAAGCTGGCGCTCTTCGGCGCCGCGAACGGTGAACTCTCGAAGCAGGATCTCTACCGGATCGGACCTCATGCCGAACTGGTGGGCCAGCGGACGGACGCGTTGATCCAAGGGCAATCGGACCTGACGGTAGAGGTCGACGGAGCCCACCTGCACCGGCAGGTCGACCTCGACTCCACCTTCCTGCTGTCAAGAATCTCGGGAAGGGTTCTCGGAGGCCAGGCCGCCCAGACCGGCCGGACCCTCGCCATCGGCGTCAACGGCGCGGTCCGCGCAGTGACCCGGACCTCGCAACTGGGCGGAGCAACCGTCTTCTCGGCCATCGTCCCGGAATCGGCCTTCCGGGACGGCAGCAACCAGATTCGAATCTACGAGACGCGCCGGACCGAATCCAGCCTCGCACTCCTGTCCGTGAAAGTCCCCGCCCCGGCTTCCTACCGGCTGGATGCGTCCGGGGCGGAAACCCTCCTGGTGACACCGGAAGGGACGGAAATTCCCATCGGCGACCCGGGCGTCACCGGGTGGGTCGTCTCGCGCCCGAGCCCGGACCGAAGCCGGATTTTCATCGGCGGTTGGGGGGCCGACGTGGGAAAACGCGTCCTGCCTCGATCCATCGTCCTGTTTCGGGACGGAGAATTCCTGTACGCGGGACGGACCGGCCGATACCGGAAGGACGTCGTCAGGACCTACGGCAGTTCGGAGATCGACAACAGCGGCTACCTGTACGAATTCTCGCTCCTCGACTTCCCCGATCCGGCAACGACGGAGATCCGCGTCTTCATCCATTCCCGGGACGGGAAGGCGTCCGAATCCAACTATCCCCCACCGGGCAACACCACCAACTGGCACTTCCGGCGATGA
- a CDS encoding class I SAM-dependent methyltransferase, with amino-acid sequence MEHLVRPLSPASVVLDLGAGPGSFSYAGTEARVLALDLDFPGAAQEPWARVLGDSGAIPLGQETVDVVVCNHTLEHFPDCRQAIREIDRVLRPGGSLWVAVPDGGCLDDRLYRYLFLGGGHVNRFSLASLVEAIETGTRLRARSCKKLFTGFVYLNPPDPEKVQYYPPRAQFLARIPSRVLRTLLRWMNYGVRVLDRIFRTRLSQYGWALVARREDDDSGPATDPSGLGVESGDTNVCFACGDGHVEATLKPVRILFLTFFQCPNCGTRNLMSPLRDSSGPV; translated from the coding sequence ATGGAACATCTCGTTCGTCCGCTGTCACCGGCCTCCGTCGTACTGGATCTGGGTGCGGGACCGGGGAGTTTTTCCTATGCCGGGACCGAGGCGCGAGTCTTGGCTCTGGACCTGGATTTTCCCGGCGCCGCGCAAGAACCTTGGGCCCGGGTGCTGGGAGACTCGGGTGCGATTCCCCTCGGCCAGGAGACCGTGGACGTGGTGGTCTGCAACCATACGCTGGAGCACTTTCCGGACTGCCGTCAGGCCATAAGGGAAATCGATCGGGTGCTCCGGCCGGGGGGCTCCCTCTGGGTTGCGGTGCCCGACGGCGGTTGTCTGGACGACCGGCTGTATCGCTATCTCTTTCTCGGAGGAGGTCATGTCAACCGCTTTTCTCTCGCCAGCTTGGTGGAGGCGATCGAGACCGGCACCCGTCTTCGGGCCCGTTCCTGCAAGAAGCTCTTCACCGGGTTCGTCTATCTGAATCCTCCCGATCCCGAAAAAGTCCAATATTATCCCCCGCGGGCACAGTTTCTGGCGCGGATCCCGTCCCGAGTGTTGAGGACTCTGCTTCGCTGGATGAATTATGGGGTTCGGGTGCTGGATCGTATTTTTCGGACCCGTTTGAGCCAGTATGGCTGGGCGCTCGTGGCCCGGCGGGAAGACGACGACTCGGGACCGGCGACCGATCCGTCCGGACTTGGAGTCGAATCCGGCGACACCAATGTCTGTTTTGCCTGTGGGGACGGCCATGTGGAGGCGACGCTGAAGCCGGTTCGCATCCTTTTCCTGACCTTTTTCCAATGTCCCAATTGTGGGACTCGCAACCTCATGTCTCCCCTGAGGGATTCTTCAGGACCGGTTTGA
- a CDS encoding carboxymuconolactone decarboxylase family protein: protein MNRERGVQILKEMLGEDQAAQVQRAWQEISPDFEAYVVGFLSGEVWARPGLDRRTKSLCTIAALAALGRQRGLELNIRMAQRNGASRREIVETLLHIAPYAGFPAAWEGIAAVHEILGSGGADEDESSSS from the coding sequence ATGAACAGGGAACGGGGAGTCCAAATTCTCAAGGAGATGCTGGGAGAGGATCAGGCCGCCCAGGTCCAGCGGGCCTGGCAGGAGATCTCCCCCGATTTCGAAGCCTACGTCGTCGGCTTCCTGTCGGGAGAAGTCTGGGCCCGGCCCGGTCTCGACCGGCGCACCAAGAGCCTGTGCACCATCGCCGCCCTGGCGGCGCTGGGGCGGCAGCGAGGCCTGGAGCTGAACATCCGCATGGCGCAGCGCAACGGAGCCTCCCGGCGGGAGATCGTGGAGACCCTGCTTCACATTGCGCCCTACGCCGGATTTCCGGCGGCCTGGGAGGGAATCGCGGCCGTCCACGAGATCCTCGGTTCCGGCGGGGCGGATGAAGACGAGTCGTCCAGTTCGTGA
- a CDS encoding SDR family NAD(P)-dependent oxidoreductase — protein sequence MGNTDTRRTAMVTGGGVGLGRKISLALSEHGYRVAVTDIEGVEETTRDIEDQGGEALAIDLDLTRPQQIERAVAAILDKWGCIDVLVNNAGIAGPTAPVSEVALEDWEQVIAVNLTGSFLCAKAVYRHMMARRSGSIVNISSMAGRIGLPLRAPYVASKWAVVGLSRTLAVELGPYNVRSNAICPGPVEGDRIERVLRDRCLATGLSDTEVRAEFTDHIALRRMIPPEDITDMVLFLASDASRSVTGQAIHVCAGLNL from the coding sequence ATGGGAAACACGGACACTCGGCGTACGGCCATGGTCACCGGCGGCGGAGTGGGCCTGGGCCGGAAGATCAGCCTCGCCCTGTCGGAGCATGGCTACCGGGTGGCGGTCACCGACATCGAGGGCGTCGAGGAAACCACACGGGACATCGAAGACCAAGGAGGGGAGGCACTGGCCATCGACCTGGATCTGACCAGGCCTCAGCAAATCGAGCGGGCGGTGGCTGCGATCCTGGATAAGTGGGGTTGTATCGACGTCCTGGTGAACAATGCGGGGATCGCCGGTCCCACGGCGCCCGTTTCCGAAGTCGCCTTGGAGGACTGGGAGCAGGTGATCGCAGTCAACCTGACCGGCTCCTTCCTCTGCGCCAAGGCCGTCTATCGCCACATGATGGCCCGGCGGTCCGGATCCATCGTGAACATCTCGTCCATGGCGGGCCGCATCGGCTTGCCGCTGAGGGCGCCCTATGTCGCCTCCAAGTGGGCCGTCGTGGGGTTGAGCCGGACACTGGCGGTCGAGTTGGGACCCTACAACGTCCGATCAAACGCCATCTGCCCCGGTCCCGTGGAAGGGGATCGAATCGAACGGGTCCTCCGGGACCGGTGTCTGGCCACGGGTCTATCCGACACCGAGGTGAGGGCGGAGTTCACGGACCACATCGCTCTCCGGCGCATGATCCCTCCCGAGGACATCACCGACATGGTCCTGTTCCTGGCGTCGGACGCCTCCCGGAGCGTCACCGGCCAGGCCATTCACGTCTGCGCCGGTCTGAATCTGTGA
- the hisG gene encoding ATP phosphoribosyltransferase, protein MSERILTLGIPAGSLQEATAQLFAKAGYQIRFRSRSYYPSIDDSEIECILIRAQEMARYVQVGVMDAGLTGHDWIVENRAQVVEVAELVFSKVSRKPVRWVLAVPEDSPIREPADLAGKHIATEGVNLTRAYLKRHGVEAHVEFSWGATEVKPPRLADAIVEVTETGSSLRANNLRVIDTILVSTPRLIANRDAWEDPWKRQKIENISLMLRGAMAAEGKVGMMMNVPRDSVEAVLEILPALQKPTISSLSSEGWTAVNTIIDEAVVRDIVPRVRAAGAVGIVEYPLNKIID, encoded by the coding sequence ATGAGCGAACGAATCCTGACGTTGGGAATTCCCGCGGGCAGCCTCCAGGAAGCGACGGCCCAGCTCTTCGCCAAGGCCGGATACCAGATCCGGTTCCGCTCCCGGTCCTACTATCCGTCCATCGACGACTCGGAGATCGAGTGCATCCTGATCCGGGCCCAGGAAATGGCCCGCTACGTGCAGGTTGGAGTCATGGACGCCGGTCTGACCGGGCATGACTGGATCGTGGAGAACAGAGCCCAAGTGGTCGAAGTCGCCGAGTTGGTCTTCTCCAAGGTGAGCCGGAAGCCGGTGCGTTGGGTCCTGGCCGTTCCCGAGGACTCTCCCATACGCGAACCGGCGGATCTGGCCGGCAAGCATATCGCCACCGAGGGGGTCAACCTGACCCGGGCCTATCTGAAACGCCACGGCGTGGAAGCGCACGTGGAGTTCTCCTGGGGCGCCACCGAGGTGAAGCCTCCCCGCCTGGCCGACGCCATCGTGGAGGTGACCGAGACCGGTTCCTCCCTGCGCGCCAACAACCTCAGGGTCATCGATACGATCCTGGTGAGCACGCCCCGGCTCATCGCCAACCGGGACGCGTGGGAAGACCCCTGGAAGCGGCAGAAGATCGAGAATATCTCGCTCATGCTACGGGGAGCCATGGCGGCCGAGGGCAAGGTGGGAATGATGATGAACGTTCCCAGGGATTCCGTCGAAGCGGTCCTGGAAATCCTGCCCGCTCTCCAGAAGCCCACCATCTCGTCACTGTCGTCCGAGGGCTGGACCGCCGTCAACACCATCATCGACGAGGCGGTGGTGCGGGACATCGTGCCCCGGGTTCGGGCGGCCGGCGCGGTGGGAATCGTGGAGTATCCTCTCAACAAGATCATCGACTGA
- the hisI gene encoding phosphoribosyl-AMP cyclohydrolase encodes MSLQDQIDFDKQGGLVPVIAQDDETGDVLMMAYMNPEALEESLRTGRVCYYSRSRDRLWRKGEESGHVQRIHSVHVDCDSDTILVRVTQLGGAACHKGYRSCFFRKVEDGELSVVAEPVFDPAEVYGSGKSK; translated from the coding sequence GTGTCGCTTCAGGACCAGATCGACTTCGACAAGCAGGGAGGGCTCGTCCCCGTCATCGCCCAGGATGATGAGACAGGCGACGTCCTCATGATGGCGTACATGAACCCGGAGGCGCTGGAAGAGTCGCTCCGCACCGGCCGGGTCTGCTATTACTCGCGCAGCCGAGACCGCCTCTGGCGCAAGGGTGAGGAGAGCGGACACGTGCAGCGGATCCATTCGGTTCACGTGGACTGCGACTCCGACACAATTCTGGTCCGGGTCACTCAACTGGGAGGCGCCGCCTGCCACAAAGGCTACAGGAGTTGTTTTTTTCGAAAGGTGGAGGACGGCGAGCTGTCCGTCGTTGCGGAGCCGGTATTCGATCCAGCCGAGGTCTACGGGAGCGGGAAATCCAAATGA
- a CDS encoding D-cysteine desulfhydrase family protein, whose amino-acid sequence MISPQELRDRIDRLPRVSLAHLPTPLEELPRLSAALGGPRIFIKRDDCTGLAFGGNKARHNEFILGRALEEGADTLVWGAGIQSNNCRQTAAAAAKLGLECHLVLTTDHAEMEFQGNFLLDHLVGARIELNSEPMGPPLWNKIKEKSDSLRDEGKRVFTIADPPSRFAASVSYTGALVELRDQLDEQNVRADAVYFSSSGSTGAGMFLGRKLLQWEAVLEAIMPIEWPFDTAEYMAKLANGAAELMGLEPAVTLEDIQASPDYIGAGYGIPTPEGLEAISLLARQEGILLDPIYTGKAMGALVADVRRGRWRKGQNLVFVHTGGTPALFYHHRDLAPMFDTAGKEG is encoded by the coding sequence ATGATCAGTCCCCAGGAACTTCGAGACAGGATTGACCGTCTTCCCCGGGTTTCCCTGGCCCATCTGCCCACACCTCTGGAAGAGCTTCCGCGGCTGAGCGCCGCGCTGGGCGGTCCCCGGATCTTCATCAAACGGGACGACTGCACCGGTCTGGCCTTCGGCGGCAACAAGGCCCGGCACAACGAGTTCATCCTGGGGCGGGCCCTGGAGGAAGGCGCCGACACGTTGGTCTGGGGAGCCGGAATCCAGTCCAACAACTGCCGTCAGACCGCCGCCGCCGCTGCCAAGCTCGGCCTGGAATGCCACTTGGTCCTGACCACGGATCACGCCGAGATGGAGTTCCAGGGAAACTTCCTCCTGGATCATCTGGTCGGGGCCCGGATCGAGCTCAACTCGGAACCCATGGGTCCCCCGCTCTGGAACAAGATCAAGGAAAAGTCCGACAGCCTGAGGGACGAGGGGAAAAGGGTCTTCACCATCGCCGACCCGCCGTCGCGGTTCGCGGCCTCCGTGAGTTACACCGGGGCTTTGGTGGAGCTCCGGGACCAGTTGGACGAGCAGAACGTCCGGGCCGACGCCGTCTATTTCTCCTCCAGCGGCTCCACCGGAGCGGGGATGTTCCTGGGCCGGAAACTGCTTCAATGGGAGGCGGTTCTGGAGGCGATCATGCCCATCGAATGGCCTTTCGATACGGCTGAGTACATGGCCAAACTGGCCAACGGCGCGGCCGAGCTGATGGGACTCGAACCGGCCGTGACGCTGGAGGACATTCAGGCGAGCCCCGATTACATCGGCGCCGGATACGGCATCCCGACCCCCGAAGGACTGGAAGCCATCTCGCTGTTGGCCCGGCAGGAGGGGATCCTGCTGGATCCCATCTATACGGGCAAGGCCATGGGGGCTCTCGTGGCGGACGTTCGGCGGGGCCGGTGGCGGAAGGGCCAGAATCTCGTCTTCGTGCACACCGGCGGAACACCGGCGCTCTTCTATCACCACCGGGACTTGGCACCCATGTTCGACACTGCGGGAAAGGAAGGTTGA